A stretch of Thermus neutrinimicus DNA encodes these proteins:
- the rplL gene encoding 50S ribosomal protein L7/L12 → MALDIERIKEELSQATVLELKQLIDVLKETWGVTAAAPVAVAAAPAAAQAAAPVEEKTEFDVILKDAGAKKLEVIKELRAITGLGLKEAKDLAEKGGPVKEGIPKAEAEEIKKKLEAVGAVVELK, encoded by the coding sequence ATGGCTTTGGACATCGAACGCATTAAGGAAGAGCTCTCTCAGGCTACGGTTTTGGAACTCAAGCAGCTCATCGATGTGCTCAAGGAAACCTGGGGCGTGACGGCGGCGGCCCCGGTGGCGGTGGCGGCAGCTCCTGCTGCGGCCCAGGCGGCGGCTCCCGTGGAGGAGAAGACGGAGTTCGACGTGATCCTCAAGGACGCCGGGGCCAAGAAGCTGGAGGTCATCAAGGAGCTTCGCGCCATCACCGGTCTGGGCTTGAAGGAGGCCAAGGACCTGGCCGAGAAGGGTGGCCCCGTCAAGGAGGGTATCCCCAAGGCCGAGGCCGAGGAGATCAAGAAGAAGCTCGAGGCCGTGGGCGCGGTGGTGGAGCTCAAGTAA
- the rplJ gene encoding 50S ribosomal protein L10, producing the protein MPNKRNVELLAALKESLERAHGSFFLVNYQGLSAKETHALRQALKEKGARLFVAKNTLIRIALKELGLPELDGLQGPSAVVFYQDPVAAAKALSEFAKKNPKGIPEAKGGLLQGQVLSAKDVVALAELPTMDELRAELLGVLQAPMAELLGVLGGVARELVGILEAYAEKKAA; encoded by the coding sequence GTGCCCAACAAGCGTAACGTTGAGCTTCTTGCCGCCCTCAAGGAGAGCCTTGAGCGGGCCCATGGCTCCTTCTTCCTGGTGAACTACCAGGGGCTTTCCGCCAAGGAAACCCATGCCCTGCGTCAGGCCCTCAAGGAGAAGGGGGCCAGGCTCTTTGTGGCCAAGAACACCCTGATCCGCATCGCCCTCAAAGAGCTGGGCCTCCCCGAGCTGGATGGCCTTCAGGGGCCTAGCGCCGTGGTCTTTTACCAGGATCCGGTGGCTGCGGCCAAGGCCCTTTCGGAGTTCGCCAAGAAGAACCCCAAGGGAATTCCTGAGGCCAAGGGCGGGCTTTTGCAGGGCCAGGTGCTTTCGGCCAAGGACGTGGTGGCCCTGGCGGAGCTTCCCACCATGGACGAACTCAGGGCGGAGCTTTTGGGCGTCTTGCAGGCGCCCATGGCGGAACTCCTGGGGGTCCTGGGCGGCGTGGCCCGCGAGCTGGTAGGCATCCTGGAGGCGTACGCGGAGAAGAAGGCGGCATAG
- the rplA gene encoding 50S ribosomal protein L1 yields the protein MPKHGKRYRALLEKVDPSKVYTIDEAARLVKELATAKFDETVEVHAKLGIDPRRSDQNVRGTVSLPHGLGRQVRVLAIAKGEKIKEAEEAGADYVGGEEIIQKILEGWMDFDAVVATPDVMGAVGSKLGRILGPRGLLPNPKAGTVGFNIGEIIKEIKAGRIEFRNDKTGAIHAPVGKVSFPPEKIAENIRAFLRALEASKPEAAKGTFLRSVYVTSTMGPSIRINPHS from the coding sequence ATGCCTAAGCACGGCAAGCGCTACCGGGCCCTTTTGGAAAAGGTGGACCCTAGCAAGGTCTACACCATCGACGAGGCCGCCCGGCTGGTGAAGGAGCTGGCCACGGCCAAGTTTGACGAGACCGTGGAGGTCCACGCCAAGCTGGGCATCGATCCCCGCAGGTCCGACCAGAACGTGCGCGGTACGGTTTCCCTCCCCCACGGCCTGGGCAGGCAGGTGCGGGTTTTGGCCATCGCCAAGGGGGAGAAGATCAAGGAGGCCGAGGAGGCGGGGGCCGACTACGTGGGCGGGGAGGAGATCATCCAGAAGATCCTGGAAGGCTGGATGGATTTCGATGCGGTGGTGGCTACCCCGGACGTGATGGGGGCGGTGGGTTCCAAGCTGGGCCGGATCCTGGGCCCGAGGGGGCTTTTGCCCAACCCCAAGGCGGGTACCGTGGGCTTCAACATCGGGGAGATCATCAAGGAGATCAAGGCGGGCCGCATCGAGTTCCGCAACGACAAAACCGGGGCCATCCACGCCCCCGTGGGCAAGGTGAGCTTCCCCCCGGAGAAGATCGCCGAGAACATCCGGGCCTTTCTCCGGGCCCTCGAGGCCAGCAAGCCCGAGGCGGCCAAGGGCACTTTCCTGCGCTCGGTCTACGTGACCAGCACCATGGGGCCCAGCATCCGCATCAACCCCCACTCCTGA